A DNA window from Camelina sativa cultivar DH55 chromosome 13, Cs, whole genome shotgun sequence contains the following coding sequences:
- the LOC104736664 gene encoding sugar transport protein 13-like, which yields MAGGGFAAASANGVEFEAKITPIVIISCIMTATGGLMFGYDIGVTGGVTTMPDFLEKFFPVVHRRVEAGVDKNKYYCKYDNQGLQLYKSSLYLAGLTSTLFASYSTRKLGRRPTMLIAGVFFIIGVALNAGAQDLDMLIAGRILLGCGVGFANQAVPLFLSEIAPTRIRGGLNILFQLNITFGILFANLVNYGTAKIRGWGWRLSLGMAGVPALLLTVGALLVTETPNSLVERGRLDEGKAVLRSIRGTHYVEPEFAYLLEASRLAKEVKHPFRHLFQRRNRPQLVVALALPMFQQCTGINAIMFYAPVLFSTLGFGSDASLYSAVVTGAVNVLSTLVSIYSVDKVGRRVLFLEAGVQMFFSQVVIAIVLGTKVTDHSTKISRGFAVLVVVMICTYVAAFAWSWGPLGWLIPSEIFPLGTRSAGQSVAVCVNLLFTFIVAQAFLSTLCHLKFGIFIFFSAWVLVMSFFVTFLLPETKNVPIEEMSERVWKKHWFWGKFMDDHNDQVLVSGEKSNGKTKVEAEESEKEVINKP from the exons ATGGCCGGAGGGGGATTTGCTGCTGCTTCGGCGAACGGAGTGGAGTTCGAGGCAAAGATAACTCCTATAGTTATCATCTCTTGCATCATGACGGCTACCGGAGGCCTCATGTTCGGCTACGACATTGGTGTCACCG GCGGGGTGACAACAATGCCGGACTTTCTCGAAAAGTTTTTTCCGGTGGTTCACAGACGTGTAGAAGCCGGCGTAGACAAAAACAAGTACTATTGCAAATACGACAACCAAGGGTTACAACTTTACAAATCATCTCTATACTTAGCCGGTCTAACCTCAACGCTTTTCGCTTCATACTCGACGAGGAAGCTCGGACGGAGGCCAACGATGCTCATAGCCggtgttttcttcatcatcggTGTGGCTCTCAATGCGGGGGCTCAAGACCTAGACATGCTTATTGCTGGCCGGATATTGCTTGGTTGTGGAGTTGGGTTCGCTAATCAAGCTGTTCCATTGTTCTTGTCGGAGATTGCACCTACTAGGATCCGTGGTGGTCTTAATATTCTCTTTCAGCTTAACATCACTTTTGGTATCCTCTTCGCCAATCTTGTTAACTATGGAACCGCCAA GATTAGAGGATGGGGATGGAGGTTATCGTTAGGTATGGCGGGAGTTCCCGCGCTTCTTCTAACGGTTGGAGCTTTACTGGTGACCGAAACACCGAACAGTTTAGTGGAAAGAGGTCGTCTCGATGAAGGTAAAGCCGTTCTCCGTAGTATTCGAGGTACCCATTATGTCGAACCAGAGTTTGCTTATCTACTCGAAGCTAGTCGACTTGCTAAAGAAGTTAAACACCCTTTCAGACACCTTTTCCAACGTAGAAATCGTCCTCAGCTTGTCGTTGCCCTCGCTTTACCG ATGTTCCAACAATGTACTGGAATCAATGCGATTATGTTCTACGCTCCTGTTCTGTTCAGCACATTAGGGTTTGGCAGTGACGCTTCTCTTTACTCTGCAGTGGTCACTGGAGCAGTCAACGTCCTCTCCACATTAGTCTCAATTTACTCCGTTGACAAAGTTGGTCGCCGGGTTCTATTCCTTGAAGCTGGCgtccaaatgtttttttctcaagtCGTTATCGCTATTGTCCTTGGTACCAAAGTCACTGACCACTCTACAAAAATCTCCAGAGGTTTCGCAGTTCTAGTCGTGGTAATGATCTGCACTTATGTTGCTGCTTTCGCCTGGTCTTGGGGACCGTTAGGGTGGTTGATCCCGAGTGAGATATTCCCTTTAGGGACACGTTCCGCAGGACAAAGTGTGGCGGTCTGCGTTAACTTGCTCTTCACGTTTATTGTCGCTCAAGCTTTTCTCTCGACGCTTTGCCATTTAAAGTTTGGGatatttatcttcttttctgCGTGGGTTTTGGTTATGTCATTCTTTGTGACGTTTCTACTTCCTGAGACTAAGAACGTGCCTATTGAGGAGATGAGTGAGAGAGTGTGGAAGAAGCATTGGTTCTGGGGTAAATTTATGGATGATCACAATGATCAAGTACTTGTGAGTGGTGAGAAGAGTAACGGTAAGACCAAAGTAGAAGCAGAAGAGAGTGAAAAAGAGGTGATAAacaaaccataa